In a genomic window of Mycolicibacterium neoaurum VKM Ac-1815D:
- the sigJ gene encoding RNA polymerase sigma factor SigJ, translating into MTAEAWTAEFEELRPHLLAIGYRLTGTYADAEDIVQDAWLRRQRTAEPIADLRAWLTTVVSHLGLDTLRSATHRRVSYVGEWLPEPVVTPVSGNDPLEQVVAGEDARFAAMVVLERLTPEQRVTFVLHDGFGVPFDEIAAVLATTAAAARQLASRARRAVAAAPPPEDVDTHNEVAGRLTAALAAGDLDAVVALLHPDITFTGDANRRAPTAPNVIRGPQKVARFLFGLAKRYGPNWQAGSQPVLINGELGTYTPGAPAVDGYPELMPRITALTITGGLVAAVWDIANPDKFTASPLRRHLPTEPGRHPRS; encoded by the coding sequence ATGACGGCCGAAGCCTGGACCGCGGAGTTCGAGGAGCTGCGGCCGCATCTGCTCGCCATCGGGTACCGGTTGACCGGAACATACGCCGATGCCGAGGACATCGTCCAGGATGCGTGGCTGCGCAGGCAGCGAACCGCCGAACCCATCGCCGACTTGCGCGCCTGGCTCACCACCGTGGTCAGCCACCTGGGCCTGGACACCCTGCGCTCGGCCACCCATCGCCGGGTCAGCTATGTCGGGGAATGGCTTCCCGAACCGGTGGTCACTCCGGTGTCCGGGAACGACCCCTTGGAGCAGGTGGTGGCCGGTGAAGATGCGCGGTTCGCGGCGATGGTGGTGCTGGAGCGGCTCACCCCCGAACAACGCGTCACCTTCGTCCTGCACGACGGTTTCGGTGTGCCCTTCGACGAGATCGCTGCCGTGCTGGCCACCACCGCCGCCGCGGCCCGCCAGCTGGCGTCGCGGGCTCGCCGCGCCGTGGCGGCCGCCCCGCCGCCGGAGGACGTCGACACCCACAACGAGGTGGCCGGCCGGCTGACGGCCGCGCTCGCCGCCGGCGATCTGGACGCCGTCGTCGCGCTGCTCCATCCCGACATCACCTTCACCGGTGACGCCAATCGCCGCGCGCCGACGGCCCCGAACGTCATCCGCGGACCGCAAAAGGTGGCGCGCTTCCTGTTCGGGCTCGCGAAGCGGTACGGCCCGAACTGGCAGGCGGGCAGTCAGCCGGTGCTCATCAACGGTGAGCTCGGTACCTACACGCCCGGCGCGCCTGCCGTCGACGGCTACCCCGAGCTGATGCCGCGCATCACCGCGCTGACGATCACCGGCGGGCTCGTGGCCGCGGTCTGGGATATTGCCAACCCGGACAAGTTCACCGCGTCTCCGCTTCGCCGGCATCTGCCCACGGAACCCGGCAGGCATCCCCGGAGCTGA
- a CDS encoding AI-2E family transporter: MLPSRGSVFGAHLRSAATVSVQIVAVSAALWILAWVVGEAWVIILPVALAVVVCTVLWPPVRWMRSKGVPPAAAALLMLLVAIGVIAGMIAAVAPAIVEQSTELAEQATAGVVQVRDWLGGPPLNISEAQLDSAVTAINDQLNSSSSQIASGVFTGVGAATSALVTLFTTIVVLFFLLKDGPRFIPWLRRSVGHPGARHLAEVLARIWDTLGGFIRTQALVSLVDAVLIGVGLVILGVPLAYALAIITFIGGFVPIVGAFVAGGLAVLIALVANGPINALLVLGVIIAVQQLEGNVLQPWLQSKSMKLHAVIVLLAVTLGASTFGVIGAFLAVPVAAAVAVIIRYYDEQVAEMAGENIGPEPPPE; this comes from the coding sequence ATGCTGCCGAGCCGGGGCTCGGTGTTCGGTGCCCACCTTCGATCGGCCGCGACGGTCTCCGTCCAGATTGTCGCGGTGTCGGCGGCCCTGTGGATCCTGGCCTGGGTGGTCGGCGAGGCGTGGGTGATCATCCTGCCGGTCGCGCTGGCCGTGGTGGTCTGCACCGTGCTGTGGCCGCCGGTGCGCTGGATGCGGTCCAAGGGCGTCCCGCCCGCGGCGGCGGCGCTGCTGATGCTCTTGGTGGCGATCGGGGTGATCGCGGGCATGATCGCGGCGGTGGCGCCCGCGATCGTCGAGCAGTCGACCGAACTGGCCGAGCAGGCAACCGCCGGTGTGGTCCAGGTCCGGGACTGGTTGGGCGGCCCGCCGCTCAATATCAGCGAGGCGCAACTGGATTCGGCTGTCACCGCGATCAACGACCAGTTGAACTCCAGCAGCAGCCAGATCGCGAGCGGCGTGTTCACCGGCGTCGGTGCGGCCACCTCGGCGTTGGTGACCCTGTTCACCACCATCGTGGTGTTGTTCTTCCTGCTCAAGGATGGCCCGCGATTCATCCCGTGGCTGCGGCGCTCGGTCGGGCATCCCGGCGCGCGGCATCTGGCCGAGGTGCTGGCACGGATTTGGGACACATTGGGCGGGTTCATCCGCACCCAGGCGCTGGTGAGCCTGGTGGACGCCGTGCTGATCGGGGTCGGCCTGGTGATCCTGGGCGTGCCGCTGGCCTACGCCTTGGCCATCATCACCTTCATCGGCGGATTCGTACCGATCGTGGGTGCCTTCGTCGCGGGCGGCCTGGCCGTCCTGATCGCGTTGGTCGCCAACGGGCCGATCAACGCGCTGCTGGTGCTCGGCGTCATCATCGCGGTGCAGCAGCTGGAGGGCAACGTGCTGCAGCCGTGGCTGCAGTCGAAGTCGATGAAGCTGCACGCGGTGATCGTGCTGCTGGCGGTGACCCTCGGGGCATCGACGTTCGGTGTCATCGGCGCGTTCCTGGCGGTGCCGGTGGCCGCGGCGGTCGCGGTGATCATCAGGTACTACGACGAGCAGGTGGCCGAGATGGCGGGGGAGAACATCGGGCCGGAGCCCCCGCCCGAGTAG
- a CDS encoding endonuclease domain-containing protein, giving the protein MVFLGSEALAAGAVTRHQLSHHHEMLHRDVYVARGFELTPVDKARAAWLWSRRRGVAAGLSAAALHGCKWIDAAEPAELNQRSQHKVAGIVLHCERLDAAEISVVQGIPATTPARTAFDLGRRRGPVSAVLRVDALLQATKLALTDVHALIGSHGGARGVVQLRYVLALADDGAESPQETRLRLVLTKAGMRPSRTQIEVYDEYRFIGRLDMGWPEWKVGVQYDGAQHWTDPRQRAWDIEQDSRYRELGWRIIRVDADLLRRRQQTITRRVRADLDAAGAPEQLPNMKKMARFLGNLAI; this is encoded by the coding sequence ATGGTGTTTCTTGGTTCGGAGGCGCTGGCGGCCGGGGCGGTCACCCGGCATCAGCTTTCCCATCACCACGAGATGTTGCACCGTGACGTGTACGTTGCCCGCGGCTTCGAACTGACCCCGGTCGACAAAGCACGCGCGGCGTGGCTCTGGTCGCGACGCCGGGGTGTGGCAGCTGGGCTGTCTGCGGCAGCGCTGCACGGCTGCAAGTGGATCGACGCCGCCGAGCCGGCCGAACTCAATCAGCGCAGCCAGCACAAGGTGGCTGGCATCGTGCTGCATTGTGAGCGACTGGACGCAGCCGAGATCAGCGTCGTCCAGGGCATACCTGCGACGACGCCGGCCCGGACCGCGTTCGACCTCGGGCGTCGACGTGGCCCGGTGAGTGCTGTGCTGCGGGTCGACGCGTTACTACAGGCAACGAAGCTCGCTCTCACGGACGTGCATGCGCTCATCGGTTCGCATGGCGGCGCCCGCGGAGTCGTCCAACTCCGGTACGTGCTCGCACTCGCCGATGACGGGGCCGAGTCGCCACAGGAGACCCGGTTGCGCTTGGTTCTGACGAAGGCAGGGATGCGACCGTCGCGAACCCAGATCGAGGTGTACGACGAATACCGCTTCATCGGACGCCTCGACATGGGGTGGCCCGAGTGGAAGGTCGGCGTCCAGTACGACGGTGCACAGCATTGGACCGATCCCAGGCAGCGCGCGTGGGACATCGAACAGGATTCGCGGTACCGGGAACTGGGGTGGCGGATCATCCGGGTGGACGCCGATCTACTCCGCCGCCGTCAACAGACGATAACCCGCCGCGTGCGAGCAGATTTGGATGCCGCCGGTGCACCCGAACAGCTGCCCAACATGAAAAAGATGGCGAGATTTCTGGGAAATCTCGCCATCTAG
- a CDS encoding succinate dehydrogenase iron-sulfur subunit → MTAVIEPDTKSPELPPVPDGAVMVTLKIARFNPDAPDEAGYQSFRVPCLPSDRLLNLLHYVKWYLDGTLTFRRSCAHGVCGSDAMRINGVNRLACKVLMRDLLPKKASKALTITIEPIRGLPVEKDLIVNMEPFFDAYRAVKPFLITSGNAPTKERVQSATDRARFDDTTKCILCACCTTSCPVYWSEGSYFGPAAIVNAHRFIFDSRDEGAAERLDILNEVDGVWRCRTTFNCTEACPRGIQVTQAIQEVKRALMFAR, encoded by the coding sequence ATGACTGCTGTCATTGAACCCGACACCAAGAGCCCCGAGCTGCCGCCCGTCCCCGACGGCGCGGTGATGGTCACGCTGAAGATCGCCCGGTTCAACCCGGATGCCCCCGACGAGGCCGGCTACCAGAGCTTCCGGGTCCCGTGCCTGCCGAGTGACCGGCTGCTGAACCTGCTGCACTACGTGAAGTGGTACCTCGACGGCACACTGACGTTCCGCAGGTCCTGCGCGCACGGGGTGTGCGGCTCGGATGCCATGCGTATCAACGGGGTGAACCGGTTGGCGTGCAAGGTGCTGATGCGGGACCTGCTGCCCAAGAAGGCTTCCAAAGCGCTGACCATCACCATCGAGCCGATCCGCGGGCTGCCCGTGGAAAAGGATCTGATCGTGAACATGGAGCCCTTCTTCGACGCCTACCGCGCGGTGAAGCCGTTCCTGATCACCAGCGGCAACGCCCCCACCAAGGAGCGCGTCCAGAGCGCGACCGACCGCGCCCGCTTCGACGACACCACCAAGTGCATCCTGTGCGCGTGCTGCACCACCTCGTGCCCGGTGTACTGGAGCGAGGGGTCCTACTTCGGACCCGCCGCGATCGTCAACGCGCACCGCTTCATCTTCGACTCGCGCGACGAGGGTGCCGCCGAGCGCCTCGACATCCTCAACGAGGTCGACGGTGTGTGGCGCTGCCGCACCACCTTCAACTGCACCGAGGCCTGCCCACGTGGCATCCAGGTCACCCAGGCGATCCAAGAGGTCAAGCGCGCCCTGATGTTCGCGCGCTAG
- the sdhA gene encoding succinate dehydrogenase flavoprotein subunit yields the protein MIQEHRYDVVIVGAGGAGMRAAVEAGPRARTAVLTKLYPTRSHTGAAQGGMCAALANVEEDNWEWHTFDTVKGGDYLADQDAVEIMCKEAIDAVYDLEKMGMPFNRTPEGRIDQRRFGGHTRDHGKAPVRRACYAADRTGHMILQTLYQNCVKHDVEFFNEFYALDVVLTETPGGPVATGVVAYELATGDIHVFHAKAIVFATGGSGRMYKTTSNAHTLTGDGLGIIFRKGLPLEDMEFHQFHPTGLAGLGILISEAVRGEGGRLLNADGERFMERYAPTIVDLAPRDIVARSMVLEVLEGRGAGPNKDYVYIDVRHLGEDVLEAKLPDITEFARTYLGVDPVTELVPVYPTCHYVMGGIPTNVNGQVLRDNTNVIPGLYAAGECACVSVHGSNRLGTNSLLDINVFGRRAGIAAAEYALNHNHVDMPENPANMVVDWVGDILSEHGNERVADIRTALQQSMDNNAAVFRTEETLKQALTDIHALKERYSRITVQDKGKRYNSDLLEAIELGFLLELAEVTVVGALNRKESRGGHAREDYPNRDDTNYMRHTMAYKEGTDLLSDIRLDYKPVVQTRYEPMERKY from the coding sequence ATGATTCAAGAACATCGTTATGACGTCGTCATCGTCGGTGCCGGCGGCGCGGGTATGCGTGCCGCCGTCGAGGCCGGACCGCGCGCCCGCACCGCCGTGCTGACCAAGCTCTACCCGACCCGCAGTCACACCGGCGCAGCCCAGGGCGGCATGTGCGCGGCGCTGGCCAACGTCGAGGAAGACAACTGGGAATGGCACACCTTCGACACCGTCAAGGGTGGGGATTACCTCGCCGACCAGGACGCCGTCGAGATCATGTGCAAGGAAGCCATCGACGCGGTCTATGACCTGGAGAAGATGGGGATGCCGTTCAACCGCACCCCCGAGGGCCGCATCGACCAGCGCCGCTTCGGTGGTCACACCCGTGACCACGGCAAGGCCCCGGTGCGCCGGGCCTGTTACGCCGCCGACCGCACCGGCCACATGATCCTGCAGACCCTGTACCAAAACTGCGTCAAGCACGATGTCGAGTTCTTCAACGAGTTCTACGCCCTCGACGTCGTCCTGACCGAAACCCCCGGCGGCCCGGTGGCCACCGGTGTGGTCGCCTACGAGCTGGCCACCGGTGACATCCACGTCTTCCACGCCAAGGCGATCGTCTTCGCCACCGGTGGGTCGGGGCGGATGTACAAGACCACCTCCAACGCGCACACCCTCACCGGTGACGGCCTGGGCATCATCTTCCGCAAGGGACTGCCCCTGGAGGACATGGAGTTCCACCAGTTCCACCCGACAGGTCTTGCCGGGCTGGGCATCCTGATCTCCGAGGCCGTGCGCGGTGAGGGCGGACGTCTGCTCAACGCCGACGGTGAGCGTTTCATGGAGCGCTACGCCCCGACCATCGTCGACCTGGCCCCGCGTGACATCGTCGCCCGCTCGATGGTGCTCGAGGTGCTCGAAGGGCGCGGCGCCGGACCGAACAAGGACTACGTCTACATCGACGTGCGCCACCTCGGTGAGGACGTGCTCGAGGCCAAGCTGCCCGATATCACCGAGTTCGCGCGGACCTACCTGGGTGTGGATCCGGTGACCGAACTGGTGCCGGTCTACCCCACCTGCCACTACGTGATGGGCGGCATCCCGACCAACGTCAACGGCCAGGTGCTGCGCGACAACACCAACGTCATCCCCGGCCTGTACGCCGCAGGGGAATGCGCGTGCGTGTCGGTGCACGGCTCCAACCGGCTGGGCACCAACTCGCTGCTCGACATCAACGTGTTCGGCCGTCGCGCCGGCATCGCGGCCGCCGAGTACGCGCTCAACCACAACCACGTCGACATGCCGGAGAACCCGGCGAACATGGTCGTCGACTGGGTCGGCGACATCCTCTCCGAGCACGGCAACGAGCGCGTCGCCGACATCCGCACGGCTCTGCAGCAGTCGATGGACAACAACGCCGCCGTGTTCCGCACCGAGGAAACGCTGAAGCAGGCCCTGACCGACATCCATGCGCTCAAGGAGCGTTACTCGCGGATCACGGTGCAGGACAAGGGCAAGCGCTACAACAGCGACCTGCTGGAGGCCATCGAGCTCGGCTTCCTGCTGGAGCTGGCCGAGGTGACTGTCGTCGGTGCGTTGAACCGCAAGGAATCTCGTGGCGGCCACGCGCGTGAGGACTACCCGAACCGCGATGACACCAACTACATGCGTCACACGATGGCCTACAAAGAGGGCACCGATCTGCTGAGCGATATCCGGTTGGACTACAAGCCCGTGGTCCAGACCCGCTACGAGCCGATGGAACGGAAGTACTGA
- a CDS encoding succinate dehydrogenase hydrophobic membrane anchor subunit — translation MSEAWTPHHKEGRIAPVQEKEHDRPASLDHPRAPRRPRGIPYFEKYAWLFMRFSGVALVFLALGHLFIMLLWEDGVYRIDFNYVAERWASPFWQIWDMALLWLAMIHGANGMRTIIGDYARKNTTKFWLNSLLLLATGFTLVLGSYVLVTFDANI, via the coding sequence GTGAGCGAGGCCTGGACTCCGCACCACAAGGAGGGGCGCATCGCCCCGGTGCAGGAGAAAGAGCACGACCGGCCGGCGAGCCTCGATCACCCGCGCGCACCGCGCAGGCCGCGCGGCATCCCGTACTTCGAGAAGTACGCCTGGCTGTTCATGCGGTTCTCCGGCGTCGCCCTGGTCTTCCTGGCGCTGGGCCACCTGTTCATCATGCTGCTCTGGGAAGACGGCGTGTACCGCATCGACTTCAACTATGTCGCCGAGCGCTGGGCCTCGCCGTTCTGGCAGATCTGGGACATGGCGCTGCTGTGGCTGGCCATGATCCACGGCGCCAACGGCATGCGCACCATCATCGGTGACTACGCCCGCAAGAACACCACCAAGTTCTGGCTGAACTCGCTGCTGCTGTTGGCCACCGGCTTCACACTGGTGCTGGGCAGCTACGTGCTCGTCACGTTCGACGCCAATATCTAG
- the sdhC gene encoding succinate dehydrogenase, cytochrome b556 subunit, giving the protein MSTATAAESDIPAPRSKPARRRSLYRGDPGMWSWVLHRITGATIFFFLLVHVLDTALVRVSPEAYNSIIETYKTPIIGLMEIGLVAAVLYHALNGIRVILIDFWAKGPKYQRKMLWVIAGVWLAVMIPSLGVIGMHMAERFL; this is encoded by the coding sequence ATGAGCACAGCCACGGCCGCGGAATCCGATATCCCGGCACCGCGATCGAAACCGGCGCGCCGCCGCAGTCTGTACCGCGGCGACCCAGGCATGTGGAGCTGGGTGTTGCATCGCATCACCGGTGCCACGATCTTCTTCTTCCTACTGGTGCACGTGCTCGACACCGCACTGGTCCGGGTCAGCCCCGAGGCGTACAACTCGATCATCGAGACCTACAAGACGCCGATCATCGGGCTCATGGAGATCGGCCTCGTGGCCGCAGTGCTGTATCACGCACTCAACGGCATCCGGGTCATCCTCATCGACTTCTGGGCCAAGGGGCCCAAGTATCAGCGCAAGATGTTGTGGGTCATCGCCGGCGTCTGGCTGGCCGTGATGATCCCGTCCCTGGGAGTGATCGGTATGCACATGGCGGAGCGGTTCCTGTGA
- a CDS encoding cytidine deaminase, giving the protein MTAEIDWIALRGNAIDASLRAYAPYSGFPVGAAAIADDGRIILGCNVENVSYGLGLCAECAVVCALHSSGGGRLIALSCVAADGAPLMPCGRCRQVLYEHGGPDMLVDHPAGPKRLAELLPDAFGPDDLERNV; this is encoded by the coding sequence ATGACTGCTGAAATCGATTGGATTGCGCTGCGCGGCAACGCAATTGATGCTTCCTTGCGGGCGTACGCGCCATACTCCGGCTTTCCCGTCGGGGCTGCGGCAATAGCCGATGACGGCAGAATAATCCTCGGATGCAATGTGGAGAATGTCTCATATGGCCTAGGTCTCTGTGCCGAGTGCGCTGTGGTCTGCGCCCTGCATTCCAGCGGTGGCGGACGGCTGATCGCGCTGAGCTGTGTGGCCGCCGACGGGGCGCCGCTGATGCCATGTGGTCGGTGCCGGCAGGTGCTCTACGAGCACGGCGGACCGGATATGTTGGTCGACCATCCAGCCGGCCCGAAACGGCTCGCCGAACTGCTGCCCGACGCTTTCGGCCCTGACGATCTGGAGCGCAATGTTTGA
- a CDS encoding thymidine phosphorylase gives MFDAPSIIRTKRDGGVLADAAIDWVIDGYTRGAVADEQMSALLMAIFLRGMTSAEITRWTAAMIDSGERFDFGDLGRPTVDKHSTGGVGDKITIPLVPVVLACGAAVPQAAGRGLGHTGGTLDKLESIAGFTAELSKAQIRGQLAGVGAAIFAAGELAPADRKIYALRDITATTESLPLIASSVMSKKLAEGASSLVLDVKVGKGAFLKTEAESRELAATMVELGNASGVPTRALLTDMNRPLGRTVGNALEVAESLEVLAGGGPDDVVELTVALAVEMLATAGIEDVDPARTLNDGTAMDRFRELVAAQGGDLTAPLPIGAHAETVTAGAGGVMGDIDAMSVAMAAWRLGAGRAAPGQPVQFGAGVRIHRRPGDPVAAGETLFTLYTDTPERVAPALAELDGGWSVGTQPPRIGPLIIDRIG, from the coding sequence ATGTTTGACGCTCCGTCGATCATCCGGACCAAGCGCGACGGCGGTGTGCTCGCCGATGCGGCCATCGACTGGGTGATCGACGGCTACACCCGCGGGGCGGTGGCCGACGAGCAGATGTCGGCGTTGCTGATGGCGATCTTCCTGCGCGGCATGACATCGGCGGAGATCACCCGCTGGACCGCGGCGATGATCGATTCCGGCGAACGCTTCGACTTCGGCGATCTCGGACGTCCGACGGTCGACAAACACTCCACCGGCGGCGTCGGAGACAAGATCACCATCCCCCTGGTACCGGTGGTACTGGCTTGTGGCGCAGCGGTTCCGCAGGCCGCCGGCCGCGGGCTCGGTCACACCGGCGGCACCCTGGACAAGCTGGAGTCCATCGCCGGATTCACCGCCGAGCTGTCCAAGGCTCAGATCCGCGGTCAGTTGGCCGGAGTGGGGGCGGCGATCTTCGCCGCCGGTGAGCTGGCCCCGGCGGACCGCAAGATCTATGCGCTGCGCGACATCACGGCCACCACCGAGTCACTGCCGTTGATCGCCAGCTCGGTGATGAGCAAGAAGCTCGCCGAGGGAGCCTCCTCGTTGGTGCTCGACGTCAAGGTCGGCAAGGGCGCGTTCCTCAAGACCGAGGCCGAATCCCGCGAATTGGCCGCGACCATGGTGGAACTCGGCAATGCCAGTGGTGTGCCGACCCGGGCGCTGCTGACCGATATGAACCGGCCATTGGGCCGCACGGTCGGCAACGCGCTGGAGGTGGCCGAGTCCCTGGAGGTGCTCGCCGGTGGCGGACCGGACGATGTCGTCGAGCTGACCGTCGCGCTGGCCGTCGAGATGCTCGCCACCGCGGGCATCGAGGATGTCGATCCCGCGCGGACGCTGAACGACGGCACCGCCATGGATCGGTTCCGTGAGCTCGTCGCCGCCCAGGGCGGAGATCTCACTGCGCCCCTGCCGATCGGCGCGCATGCCGAGACGGTGACCGCCGGCGCCGGTGGCGTGATGGGCGATATCGACGCGATGTCGGTGGCGATGGCGGCCTGGCGGCTCGGGGCCGGTCGGGCGGCGCCCGGTCAGCCGGTGCAGTTCGGCGCCGGGGTGCGCATCCACCGGCGGCCCGGAGATCCGGTCGCCGCGGGCGAGACTCTGTTCACCCTCTACACCGACACCCCCGAACGCGTGGCGCCGGCGCTGGCCGAGCTCGACGGCGGATGGAGCGTGGGCACGCAGCCGCCGCGGATCGGGCCGCTGATCATCGACCGGATCGGTTGA
- a CDS encoding adenosine deaminase — MSTPLTLDLIKQAPKALLHDHLDGGLRPATVLDLAEQTGYADLPATDADELATFFRTAAHSGSLVRYLEPFAHTVGVMQTPEALHRVAYECVEDLAEDNVVYAEVRFAPELHIDGGLSLDAVVDAVLDGFAEGEKAAAGAGRPIVVRCLVTAMRHAARSREIAELAVRFRDRGVVGFDIAGAEAGYPPSRHLDAFEYMRSNNARFTIHAGEAFGLPSIHEAIAFCGADRLGHGVRIADDITVSEDGTLELGRLAALLRDKRIPLELCPSSNVQTGAVDSIAEHPFDLLARARFRVTVNTDNRLMSDTTMSQEMLRLVEAFGYGWSDLERFTINAMKSSFLHFDERLALIDGVIKPRYAVLIG; from the coding sequence ATGAGCACGCCATTGACGCTGGACCTCATCAAACAGGCTCCCAAGGCCCTCCTGCACGACCACCTCGACGGCGGGCTCCGGCCCGCGACGGTGCTGGACTTGGCCGAGCAGACCGGCTATGCGGACCTGCCTGCCACCGACGCCGACGAGTTGGCCACCTTCTTCCGCACCGCCGCCCACAGCGGTTCGCTGGTGCGCTATCTGGAGCCGTTCGCGCACACCGTCGGGGTGATGCAGACGCCGGAGGCACTGCACCGGGTGGCCTACGAGTGTGTCGAAGATTTGGCCGAGGACAACGTGGTCTACGCCGAGGTGCGCTTCGCACCCGAACTGCATATCGACGGGGGACTGTCCCTCGACGCGGTCGTCGACGCCGTGCTCGACGGGTTCGCCGAGGGGGAGAAGGCCGCCGCCGGCGCCGGTCGCCCCATCGTGGTGCGCTGCCTGGTGACCGCCATGCGGCACGCCGCTCGCTCTCGGGAGATCGCCGAGCTGGCGGTGCGGTTCCGCGACCGCGGGGTCGTCGGTTTCGACATCGCCGGCGCCGAGGCCGGATATCCGCCGAGTCGGCACCTGGACGCCTTCGAGTACATGCGAAGTAACAACGCGCGCTTCACCATTCACGCCGGCGAGGCATTCGGCCTGCCGTCTATCCACGAGGCCATCGCCTTCTGTGGCGCCGACCGACTCGGCCACGGCGTGCGCATCGCCGACGACATCACGGTGTCCGAGGACGGCACCTTGGAGCTCGGGCGATTGGCGGCGCTGCTGCGGGACAAGCGAATTCCGTTGGAGCTCTGCCCGAGCTCCAACGTGCAAACCGGCGCGGTGGACAGCATCGCCGAGCACCCGTTCGATCTGCTGGCGCGGGCGCGGTTCCGGGTCACGGTGAACACCGACAACAGGCTGATGAGTGACACGACCATGAGCCAGGAGATGCTGCGCCTGGTCGAGGCGTTCGGCTACGGCTGGAGCGACCTGGAACGGTTCACCATCAATGCCATGAAGTCGTCGTTCCTGCATTTCGACGAACGGCTGGCGCTGATCGACGGGGTGATCAAACCGCGGTACGCGGTGCTGATCGGCTGA
- the satS gene encoding protein export chaperone SatS: MAADIVPVRLGLTNGDLYTLWAPRWRDAGDEWEAFLGKDEDIYAFESVADLAAFVRTNDDNDLTDHPAWDKLVKANAHRFDPTEERRHDLIGVPELVAEKPTADSVATLHGALALVSAIGSVCELPTITKFFNGNPVLGTLGGGIEAFEGRAGRKRWTEIEAVIGRAWDGVVDTIDELVSTPEVNQAESAKAAAELDEPAPEMDDILIEDDDEDVVIEGVVDTEEEEDALEAEAERQVLGSDDDFWTQVGIDPIRIITSSGTLYTLRCYVGDDPRFLGRNGRISVFSSERTLARYLADEHESDLSGFSSYEIIRTAATDGSLRVEVTDENIYVLSGLVDDIADGPEAVDRDQLDLALELLNDVGDYAEDPIVSKSLAADQPLGSFVAHVLDPAKPRPKGSTAKAVEQWEALERFVESRLRTE, translated from the coding sequence ATGGCGGCTGACATCGTGCCGGTCCGGCTCGGACTGACCAATGGCGACCTGTACACCCTGTGGGCTCCGCGCTGGCGCGATGCAGGTGACGAATGGGAGGCATTCCTCGGCAAGGACGAGGACATCTACGCCTTCGAGTCCGTCGCCGACCTCGCCGCGTTCGTCCGGACGAACGACGACAACGATCTCACCGATCACCCGGCCTGGGACAAGCTCGTCAAGGCCAACGCACACCGCTTCGATCCGACCGAGGAGCGGCGGCACGATCTGATCGGGGTTCCCGAGCTCGTCGCCGAGAAGCCGACCGCCGATTCGGTGGCCACCCTGCACGGTGCGCTGGCGCTGGTCTCGGCCATCGGATCGGTGTGCGAACTGCCCACCATCACCAAGTTCTTCAACGGCAACCCGGTGCTGGGCACCCTCGGTGGCGGTATCGAGGCCTTCGAGGGCCGCGCGGGGCGCAAGCGCTGGACCGAGATCGAGGCGGTGATCGGCCGGGCCTGGGACGGGGTGGTCGACACCATCGACGAACTGGTCAGCACACCCGAGGTGAACCAGGCGGAATCGGCCAAGGCCGCCGCCGAGCTGGACGAACCCGCCCCCGAGATGGACGACATCCTCATCGAGGACGACGACGAGGACGTGGTCATCGAGGGCGTGGTCGACACCGAGGAGGAGGAAGACGCGCTCGAGGCCGAGGCCGAACGCCAGGTCCTCGGCAGCGACGACGACTTCTGGACCCAGGTGGGCATCGATCCGATCCGCATCATCACCAGCAGCGGAACCCTGTACACGCTGCGCTGCTATGTCGGTGACGATCCCCGTTTCCTCGGCCGCAACGGTCGCATCAGCGTGTTCAGCTCCGAACGGACGTTGGCCCGCTACCTGGCCGACGAGCACGAGAGCGACCTTTCCGGGTTCAGCTCGTACGAGATCATCCGCACCGCCGCCACCGACGGGTCGCTGCGCGTCGAGGTCACCGACGAGAACATCTACGTGCTCTCCGGTCTGGTCGACGATATCGCCGACGGCCCGGAGGCCGTGGATCGCGACCAGCTGGATCTCGCGCTGGAACTGCTCAACGACGTCGGTGACTACGCCGAGGACCCCATCGTGTCCAAGTCGCTGGCCGCCGATCAGCCGCTGGGTTCGTTCGTCGCGCACGTGCTCGATCCCGCCAAGCCGCGGCCCAAGGGTTCGACGGCGAAGGCCGTCGAACAATGGGAGGCGCTGGAGCGCTTCGTCGAATCGCGCCTGCGGACCGAGTGA